In one bacterium genomic region, the following are encoded:
- a CDS encoding HsmA family protein, with protein sequence MTAIASFTLITLALLFYSLGVWSERFARDLRPRHVAAFWAGLAFDVSGTLAMHRLADGPFDLRDPHTLTGQLALWLMLAHAIWATRTQRRGSATARRGFHRYSLVVWLIWLIPYFGGMVLGMRG encoded by the coding sequence ATGACCGCGATCGCCTCCTTCACGCTCATCACGCTCGCGCTGCTCTTCTACTCCCTCGGCGTCTGGTCCGAGCGCTTCGCCCGCGATCTGCGGCCGCGGCACGTCGCGGCCTTCTGGGCCGGGCTGGCGTTCGACGTCTCGGGCACGCTCGCCATGCACCGCCTCGCCGACGGCCCCTTCGACCTGCGCGACCCGCACACGCTCACCGGCCAGCTCGCGCTGTGGCTCATGCTCGCGCACGCGATCTGGGCCACCCGCACCCAGCGACGCGGCAGCGCGACGGCGCGCCGCGGCTTCCACCGCTACTCGCTCGTGGTCTGGCTGATCTGGCTGATTCCCTACTTCGGGGGGATGGTCCTGGGCATGCGGGGCTGA